In Misgurnus anguillicaudatus chromosome 14, ASM2758022v2, whole genome shotgun sequence, the genomic window taaaattgacttttttttttaaagtttgtgtcgtgttttattcagaaactgACTTGTAAGTGACTTGTTTCTCCGTctagaacgcaagtaaatgcttctttaagcgcttttatatttaaaagaaacccgcaaattaaaaggaaatgacgcgatttacgtgtatatttacagctggtctattcgcactggatttgtattacctgaggtaatttctacggacctttttacagaaggtaaaagacgccgtaatctttactgacattgtccgtaatgattactgacatggagcattcggactggactaaaatcacagagaagctctgataaaaaacttgctttaccccacatccctatgtaaaactaatcccgtctaATAATAAGTCGTTGTGcccggagtcgggctaatgtccacgctagctgctgtatgttttgcattgagatgctcgatgtgctgcggtgatatgtgaattccttgttgcatagcttacacaaaACCATGCTTTTATCGACGCTTACATCCGttcgtttttttataaaataaattcccatccacggggccaaccaaagcgatctcatcagcctcttggttcatgttcactgtggtttgttgtgaagtcatgaacgctagttggtgctccagtataatcggtccgccgaaactcatgAGAAATGTTtcgcggtgcaaaaataagtgcgattaaaatgcgttaaaaatgtttaacgcgttatttttgtgtaattaattaatcttaattaacgcgttaaagtccctGCCCTagttaaaatctttaaagacaGGCTAATtgtatattgtgtttttttaataaagaaaattaagAATGGTAAAATGTGCGTGTGGTTTTGGCCCCCTTGGTATAAAGGAGGAAAATGCTGGCCCTCGTCATTAtcaaagttgcccatccctgccctagtgcaaacagctgtatgtccgtgtatgttttaaagatcgcacTGCatttgatctctatcaaaagtccttcacaaaaattgaattatctcagccttttgcttaaaatttggtGCTTTTAATGAAatctacacatatttgagaggtgataaaaacttAACACATGAAGATTGgatgaaactgatttttttgtttgaaagcagagggtctgttcttcatatttcatatattgtatgtttatatatttaaaaatgagcattttctggaaggcattaaactttcgtgaaaatcatgaaaaatgctggcggtgaaagagttaagaagtCTAGTTTTAGTATTGTTATGACTGGCTCAACCccataccccccccccccccctacacacacacacacacaatgggcctcatttataaaatgctgcgtaaaaaccatcctaaatttgatcttacgatcatttaacaaaaatgcgtacgtgtgattcataaaccgaacgtacgcgcagaaaacgcgcgtacccctttcaaatctataaatcgcaaatgaacttgaacttgtgcgcagccgagcagtttcagatctctgcctttaaacgatgcctaattaatgtcacagacatataaaagagcacttctcaatgtttaaaccaaatttcgagcagcaagattggcttatatttccaaaaacctgcagcaatcagaaaagcaaaagtgcgtacgtctgcccagaccctgacgtggcgctaagcacttttccacgtcaaagacagtttttataaatatggactttaccgtggatttttgcgtacgcaaactttacgatcaaatctgtgcgtacgtacgcacgctttataaatgaggcccaatATGTTTGGTCTGATTGTTTAGTTTTACTTACTGGACTTTTTTGGATTCTTTGATCACAGGCTGTAGTCTCACAAGAACTTCATCTGCTTTATTTGCATCTccaataaatttatttagattAAGTTCATCCAAATTCTGCTCAgacatcaacaacacaaaaactaaagctGCCCACTGTGAAGAGGAGAGACTGAACTTTCCTACTGAACTAGATTTTACATAATGTTGAATCTCCTTCACCAGTGAATCATCACCCAGTTCATTCAGACAGTGAATCAGATTGATTGATTTGTCTGTAGACAGATTCTCATTGAGCTTTTGTTTAATGTACTCAACAGTTTCCTCTTTCTTGTAGGAGAATCTTCCCATCTGTGTCAGTAGATCCTGTAAGAGAATCTGATTGGACTTCAGTGAAAGACCCAGAAGAAAACGCAGgaaaagatccagatgtccATTCTTACTCTTTAAAGCTTCATCTACAGCTCTATGATGCAACTCGgataataaaatgtgttctgatgaTTTATGTTTCTTTATGTCCAACACTTTGTTAAACTGATCAGGTGCTGGGTTTTGATTAAACACATTAATGCTGTAGTTTGTGAAGGAGAGGTGAGCATAAAGAGCTGCTAGATGTTCCTGGATGCTGAGATGAACAAAGCAGTAAACTTTCCCATGATACAaaccaaactcctctctgaagatctgagtaCACAATCCTGAGTAAACTGATGCTTCTGCTACATCAATGCCACACCGTCTCAGGTCTTCATCATAAAAGATCAGATTACCTTTCACAAGCTGCTCAAAAGCCAGTTTACCCAGTTTAAAGATCATGTCTTCATCTTTCACTTTCTTCTCATAGTCcttctgatgtttgatgtttgtctgaatgatcaggaagtgtgtgtacatttgagtgagAGTTTTGGGGATCTCTTGACTCTTTGCTTCACTCAACATTCTCTCTAGAACAGTgactgaaatccagcagaagactgggatgtgacacatgatgtagagactcctggatgacttcaggtgtgagatgatttgatcagacagactctcatcactgattctcttcctgaagtatTCCTCCTTCTGTGGATCACTGAAGCCTCGTACTTCTGTGACTCGATCAACACATTCAGATGGGATGAGAtcagctgctgctggtctggaggtgatccagatgagagcagatggaaacagattccccttgatgaggtttgtcagcatcacgtccactgaggttgattcatttacatcacacaacctcacactgctgtgaaaatccagagacagacgacactcatccaaaccatcaaagatgaacaacactttatattcatcactgaagatttccatttcttttgtttctgggaagaaaagatgaagaagatctaAAAGACTGAGTTGTTTGTCTTTCATCAGATTCAGctctctgaaaggaagtggaaatatgaggtggacgtcctgattctctttctcttcagcccagtccagaatgaacttctgtacagagactgtttttccaatgccagcgactccttttgtcagcacacttctgatgtgtttgtcttgttcaggtaaaggtttaaagatgtccttacatttgattggtgtctcctctgttgttgttcttctggattgtgtctcaatctgtctcacCTCATGTTCATTACTGATCTCTCCACTTTCACTCTCTGTGATGTACAGCTCTGTGAATATCTCATTCAGTAGTGTTGGGTTTCTCTTATTTGATGTTACATCATACAAACATTCAAACTTCTTCCTCAGATTTGATCTGAATGTGCTTTGAACTTCAGCAAACTTACAATCATAACTGAAACAGATTTATAAAGTCATAATGAGATAAAATATAGACATACCTACTAaactaatattaatataatgtaaattatATCTGCTTATTTGTCTATAAAAAAACCCAAAAAACATTAATCTTGTAATGTGAGAATTTtgacatgaaaaaaaaaacactttgctTTTACCTAAAATTATGAGAGTCTCTTTTATTGGACTTTTGAACATTTATAGTCTGATCACTCAAAGACACTCTGATCTGATCTGTTGAGTCTGATCCAGACAACTTTATTGACCTTAAACAAAGTATAAAGATAATCAGACATTCTGATATTAATGGATGAGTTTTTAAGCTCCTATTATCAAATCTTTACAGAACTGTTGTACCTCTGATCAGGCGATGTATCTTCACCTTTAAAATTCCTTGGTTCAGTCATAGACTGATTACTCTTCATGGACACACAGCTGATCTCAGGTGAGTCTAATATCTTCTGATGGACTGATCTGTAACAATACATTATACAGTAATGTTTGAAGGAATCTTTAAAGTAATACATTTGTCCATTCATCTAGAGATTGTAAAAGAAAAGACTTGATATCTTCTTTAAAGCCTCCCTATCCTAAAAAGATGCACtcttaaatgtgtttctatcagAAAATGAGTTGTcagtgtgtgcagaaacatcctgtAATTATACTAatccatcttttcttttttgtgttatcttttttaaaactcaacagtcacacaaaacatgtTGTTTGggatcccctatcaatgtgaCGTTTGGCTAGCTTAAAGAAACTTAAGCTCTGGTTCTCCAATAATTTTTTGAACCTAAACGAAATAATACTGAAACAATTTCAGTTTTGAAATCATCTTATTTGGACAACTGCATTATAAACGTGGACTATGGCTCTTTCACTCCTCATGAAATCCTCTGCGCTAGGAACTTGGGTTTTCTTTTTGACCACAACCTTAAATTCGACAAACAGATTAGTGCTGTGGATAAATCCAGTAAAATTTCAACCGTTACATCATGTGTGGATTAGCCTACTGCAACTCTCTTTATTATGATGTCTCCaaatcatctctctctctctctctctctctctctctctctctctctctctctctctctctctctctctctctctcgttggtttgattgatttaaataCAGGGCAGTGGAGAACTACAAAATCTCTTGCTGACCAGGTTGGGTTGAACTCTTTAAGAATTATAGAAGGTTTTGTTAGGGTATTTAAAGCATCCCTTCCTCTATCGATTGACAATTTtgtaaatcatgttttaaaaaatggtgTTGTCTTGCAGACTTTTCCGCAGCTAAAAGTGTTTCCCAAAATTTATGGAATTGATGAAAATATTGATTGTGTGTCCTTACTAAAGGGTTATGGTGAATTGGTGTTTGAATGTATTGAGAAAAAGAAATTGTATCACATATgtgttaaaactttatttttgaatCAACTGAAAGGAAAAATTGATACTAAATGGAGATCTCATCTTTTAATATCAGATGAACTTTCTCCATCTTGGAGACTTTTGTATAAATCTCCCATCCCTAAGAGATGTGGAGACCTCCAGTGGAGGTTGATTCATTGTATTATTCCTTCTAATCGGTTCATTGCGAAGGTGAATGAGAATGTTACATCAAACTGTCCCTTTTGTGGTGCTTCAGACACTGTTTTTCATATGTTTTGTGATTGCTCCAGACTTGTACCTCTTTTTGTATTATTAAGAGAAATAATTACAAGGTTGGGGTTTCTGTATACTAATAGCTTATTTATATTGGGATGTCACTACAGTAGATCTACACAAGAGCAGTCTGTTCTCGCTAATTTTGTAATTGGTCAAGCAAAAAATTAGCAATTCTGAAAACTCATCAGGAGAAGAATGCAGGAAAAGATATAGGTTTGGTATCCATATTTAAGTCTTTAGTGGAATCATGGATTGTTATTGAGTATACTTATTACAAGCATATTGACAATGTGCTTTTCTTTAATTGGAGCTGGGGTGTTAAAGAAGCACTGGTTGTAGTAGGTGATTTTGGAGAATTGTTTTTTAattggtaattttttttttattattattttttattattattattttttgtggttaaatgaatgtgtgtttttttgtgtttatatttgtaAGTGTGTGTACACGGCTAATGGCTATATGAAACATTTTACCTTGATCTAGTGTTGTGGattaaaaggtttttaaaagtcaaaaaaagtctctctctctctctctctctctctctctctctctctctctctctctctctctctctcgaatACAATTAGTTCAAAATTCAGCAGCTcactgtaatggttttgttctgtgtttttcttgtattctgtgcatttttgtattttggacttttattttgacatcctgttctgttctggcttttattttgatatacatcatgccatgtcacagttcacacgtcctgtctgtctgtatttaaGCACTTCCTGTATAGCTGTTCcaggctgattattacatcgccatcCTGTTTGTATCTGCCTGTTTTCTGTACCTGTATTCTGCATTTGATATCTGTTCCTGTGTTTGACTTCTGCCTGTATTTCGATTTATTGCCTgttttgccgcctgccctgatatattttgcctgtctTTGGATTTACGATTTGGATTTGCCCTactggatttgtttgcttgccctttttgggattttacataaaaaacaccttctgcacatggattcacctcTTCTATGCTTTCCTTAAAGCACCACGTTACAGAATATTCAGCCATAAACCGGAATCCAGCAAAGGATTGTAATCTCCCACCAGCACCATGAAACCTGTTTTTTCCCTGCTTGCACTACGCCAGAACCACCGTCCCATTGAGGAATATGTGAgtgattttttggacttgagtaATCAAGTACATTATGATGAGGACACTTTAAAACCCATTTTTTACAACGCCTTGGATGAATGGTTGCGCttgtgtatgccccataatatgtctgcctggtccctggaacgttatattgactttgcttTGTTGCTGTGTGGCTCACCATTTACTGTGGGTGTTGTGGATACACCTCCAGTGAATTTACACAACACACAAAGCCAAGTCATGCCTGTTCTGTCCATGCCTGttcacaaaatggccgccaccatgcctgctcccaaaatggccgccaccatgcctgctcccaaaatggccgccaccctgcctgtccctaaaatggccgccaccctgcctgttCCCAAGATGGCCaccatcctgcctgtccctaaaatggctGCCACCATGCctgctcccaaaatggccgccaccatgtctgctcccaaaatggccgccaccctgcctgtccctaaaatggccgccaccctgcctgttCCCAAGATGGCCaccatcctgcctgtccctaaaatggctGCCATCCAGCCTGTtaccaaaatggccgccatcctgcctgtctctgcacTCGCACCTGTTTTGGAGAGAGCTACTGTTATCCCTGCACCTGAGATTCAGAGGGCCATcgtcaccaccacacctgcacGTATGAGGGCTGTCGTTCACCCTGCACCTGCCGTCAAGATGGCCGTCTTGCCTGAACCGACTACCACAGAGGTATATCACATTGACTCTGTACTTTCTGAATTtgccatagccctgtggtgcATTTGGTCTGCCTTCTGCTCTGTTATTCCTGAGGTTCCTCAAGGCCCTGAATCTGAACCATCCGACTcttctgatctgcccgactcttctgatctgcccgactcttctgatctgcccgactcttctgatctgcccgactcttctgatctgcccgactcttctgatctgcccgactcttctgatctgcccgactcttctgatctgcccgactcatctgtttcgtctgtcctgcctgattcaccaGTTCCATCTAGCTCATCTGATTTGTCTGGTTCACCATCTGGGACATCGCCACCTTGGACAGTTGAAGCTTTCCCAaggttttttttggggggggggtagtacccggacacaggaaggaggcagaggacaccaaggcggGGCCGAAGTGTGCTCGTACCCTTCCTCTCCTTGTGTTCCAGGTCTATTCCTGCTCCATAATATAGCTCCATGTCTGCCCCATGATCctggtccaagcctgccccgtGGCCCAGgtaggtccaagcctgccccatgacccaggtaggtccaagcctgccccatgacccaggtaggtccaagcctgccccatgacccaggtaggtccaagcctgccccatgacccaggtaggtccaagcctgccccatgacccaggtaggtccaagcctgccccatgacccaggtaggtccaagcctgccccatgacccaggtaggtccaagcctgccccatgacccaggtaggtccaagcctgccccatgacccaggtaggtccaagcctgccccatgacccaggtaggtccaagcctgccccatgacccaggcccgcatctgccccatgttCCTGGACCAACCTGGCcatatgacccaggacctctcctgaactgccctgccttcgccaagaggtcctggcccgcccgcccaccctctattggactgtatgttttgtttgttgggctctgggagtcgccctttagagggggggggggtttgtaatggttttgttctgtgtttttcttgtattctgtgtgtttttgttttttggacTTTATTATGTGtatgttgggctccgggagtcgccctttagagggggggttctgtaatggttttgttctgtgttcttcttgtattctgtgtatttttgtattttggacttttattttgacatcctgttctgttctggcttttattttgatatacatcatgccatgtcacagttcacacttcctgtctgtctgtatttaaGCACTTCCGGTACACCAGTTCtgggctgattattacatcgccacatCCTGTTTGTATCTGCCTGTTTTCTGTACCTGTATTCTGTATTCTGTTTTGATATCTGTTCCTGTGTTTGACTTCTGCCTGTATTTGGATTTATTGCCTgttttgccgcctgccctgatatattttgcctgtctTTGGATTTACGATTTGGATTTGCCCtactggatttgtttgctggcccttattgggattttactaataaacacctttagcacatggattcacctcttctatgctttctttaaagcaccacGTTACACTCACGAAGACGTGCAAACATGAGTTCATTACTCCTATCTTAACAGCCTTACACTTTTCCCGTCAAATTAAGAGTTGACTTTAAAATTTTACTTTGTTTACAATGCTCTAAATAATCTGTCCCCTGAGTATTTGACCAGTCTACTCTCTCCTCATTTCTCGTCAAATAGCTTAAGATCGTTTTACCAGTGCTGCCTTCTTGTACTGCAATctcaccttaaaaaaaaaaaaaaaaacaagtgattgGGCCTTTGCAGTTGTGGGACCCAAATTATGGAATAGCCTTCCTTATATATCAGGCTAGCCTTTTCTATTGCCACATTCAAGTCATCCTTAAAACAATATTTAGTTTCCTTAGCTTTTAACACTTAAGTTTGGTTTTGACATTGGTggggaaataaataaaattgtctTCAGAGCCGCATTGTCACAAAGGTTTATCGCTGTTAACTTGAACAATAGttaaaatagtatttttgttATCGTAATCTTATTTATTAAGGTTACATgccaaaaacatcaaatatacaataattctattttatttattattttttgatcATTTTAACTTTTTGTGATGCCAGTAAAATTTTTGGCATGGCAACTTAAAAATGAACCAAAATGTTTTCTCCAGAtctgctttattttaaataaaataagtaatagCTTAAAAATAGACggacatcagtggttatatGTACATACAGATTCATTGTTTGGTCAaaattattgctagggacaattcagTGTCCTCTGGATATTGGTGGGGATATGTCCCTAGCGTCCCTACCCAAATCAAGGCCTTTGCATCCAGTGATCAAACGCTGAGTGCTGTTCCATTTTGCATCTTGTAAGCGGTAGGtaaatttattatgaaaaatgtaaaaaaaataagagatttacAAAATTGTGAACAACATACTGCCATAGTGTGAATAATATGTAATCATGTAATCCATAAAAAAGTAACAGTAGTCTGTTTTcgagtattttaaaatgtagattAATCCAATTACAAATACTAGATTTTTGGAATCTGATTACGTAATCCGGATTGTCGTACCGTGTGTATTGCTGGAGAGGCCcagaaaagaaaataaaggGAGCAGAAAACTTTGGCAGTCTTTTC contains:
- the LOC141369446 gene encoding protein NLRC3-like, yielding MDDSQTFRDGDDSPGVRSVHQKILDSPEISCVSMKSNQSMTEPRNFKGEDTSPDQRSIKLSGSDSTDQIRVSLSDQTINVQKSNKRDSHNFSYDCKFAEVQSTFRSNLRKKFECLYDVTSNKRNPTLLNEIFTELYITESESGEISNEHEVRQIETQSRRTTTEETPIKCKDIFKPLPEQDKHIRSVLTKGVAGIGKTVSVQKFILDWAEEKENQDVHLIFPLPFRELNLMKDKQLSLLDLLHLFFPETKEMEIFSDEYKVLFIFDGLDECRLSLDFHSSVRLCDVNESTSVDVMLTNLIKGNLFPSALIWITSRPAAADLIPSECVDRVTEVRGFSDPQKEEYFRKRISDESLSDQIISHLKSSRSLYIMCHIPVFCWISVTVLERMLSEAKSQEIPKTLTQMYTHFLIIQTNIKHQKDYEKKVKDEDMIFKLGKLAFEQLVKGNLIFYDEDLRRCGIDVAEASVYSGLCTQIFREEFGLYHGKVYCFVHLSIQEHLAALYAHLSFTNYSINVFNQNPAPDQFNKVLDIKKHKSSEHILLSELHHRAVDEALKSKNGHLDLFLRFLLGLSLKSNQILLQDLLTQMGRFSYKKEETVEYIKQKLNENLSTDKSINLIHCLNELGDDSLVKEIQHYVKSSSVGKFSLSSSQWAALVFVLLMSEQNLDELNLNKFIGDANKADEVLVRLQPVIKESKKVQLCNCSITDEGCAALSSALRSNPSHLRDLNLSWNDLRDVGVKWISVGLSNSNCKLELLKLIYCGVTYEGCADLTKALKSNPSHLTELNLSWNNLGDSGVKLISVGLERPHFKIEKLKLEHCYITDEGCEALSLALIPNPSYLRHLNLSYNNLGDSGLKRLSARLKNPDCKLKTLDLKFCDITSEGCAALTSALRSNPSNLTELNLSLNNLGDSGVKLISDILKNPDCILKKMDLSYCGITAEGCAALDSAQRSNPSQQTVLDLSGNNMKYC